A genomic stretch from Maniola jurtina chromosome 26, ilManJurt1.1, whole genome shotgun sequence includes:
- the LOC123878463 gene encoding uncharacterized protein LOC123878463 produces the protein MSIGKVKEFDIKSGVWSSYVERLEMYFTVNNVKSDLKLPTLIAVMGDEAYELLVNLSSPKKPSELKYEDAIELLRRHLQPAPSVLAERFRFRQRRQAADENIASYVAELKKLTRHCKLGDNLNENLRDQFVCGLRSDLIRQRLFAEEETISFANAVKLANSLEAAERDAAAVDTVGAAEAAGAARGADGAAAAALHTMAGTENGRWRRSAARARSVQDQSAARNGAGARTRSSVKGTGYRCKGCTSTLHSYEACRFRDYVCSRCQSRGHIRRACVQKAGAGSGRFNAVHYGDAEGIASEEEMESDFHHLGLNDYKAVSLPVLIDNVEVKMEVDTGTAVSYKELFSGGLGRYSGGKATLRVREGATPVFHRARALPYALRDRVDAELDAMLRDGVIEPVDCSDWASPLVPECERAFKEVKTLLTSAEVLSHYDPARPLIVTCDASAKGIGAVLSQPSRNGDCERPVAYASRTLNDAEKNYSQIHREALAIIFSVHKFHQYLYGRHFTLRTDHKPLVSIFGPHTGIPTMVASRMQRWAIILSAYTFDIEYVRTDKNGADGLSRLPMTGKQLTARQVPEQTYLHFIQEALLLDYNEIKKHTTRDPDLSKILSYLRDGWPTENSITNLQPYFNRKNELYEELGCVMWGHRLVVPETCRDRVLKMIHEPHMGIVKSKSLARSYVWWPSLDESIQRVCQGCEVCAAQADAPPKQAVRMWPWPNRPWSRIHLDFMGPIFGKTYLVIVDATSKWIEVFQVPNTASTVVIDRLTELFSRFGLAKQIITDNASYFASTEFRNFTQSNGIEHIFTAPYHPASNGLAENAVRTLKRVIKKAVSERQNVDRALWTFLMHYRNTEHSTTGECPAMLLLGRRLRTKLDALKPDRERKVAKVQQHQREMAKGVEREVKPEDEVWYRQYLKREKWVPGQVVECTGPSNYKVRGQDGDLVHRHIDQLKKRSTRFSLACPTTSLNQESSTDPQSPAALSEQVQPERSTRGDIEAPVTPGSSTGSDKVHTNTPASPEFQDAVESNESPAQTRRRSTSPAHAITPEPRPLRQCRIRKPFNKL, from the exons ATGTCGATCGGAAAAGTGAAGGAATTCGATATAAAAAGCGGGGTGTGGTCGTCATACGTCGAGCGGCTTGAGATGTATTTTACAGTTAATAATGTTAAGAGTGACCTCAAGCTACCTACGTTGATAGCGGTGATGGGAGATGAGGCTTACGAGCTTCTAGTCAACCTGTCCAGCCCAAAGAAACCGTCAGAGTTGAAATATGAGGACGCAATCGAGTTATTACGTCGGCATTTACAACCGGCTCCTTCAGTTTTGGCAGAGAGATTCAGATTTAGACAGAGAAGACAGGCGGCGGACGAGAATATAGCCAGCTATGTCGCCGAGTTGAAGAAGTTGACGCGCCATTGTAAGCTGGGGGATAATTTGAACGAGAACCTGCGAGACCAGTTCGTGTGCGGATTGAGGAGCGATCTCATCCGACAAAGGTTGTTCGCGGAGGAGGAAACGATTAGTTTCGCCAACGCGGTGAAACTCGCCAACTCGTTAGAGGCCGCGGAACGGGACGCGGCGGCAGTGGACACGGTGGGAGCGGCGGAGGCCGCCGGGGCAGCGCGCGGCGCGGACGGCGCCGCGGCCGCGGCCCTCCATACGATGGCCGGGACGGAGAACGGGCGGTGGCGGCGGTCGGCCGCGCGCGCCCGAAGTGTGCAGGACCAGAGTGCGGCGCGGAACGGCGCGGGAGCGCGAACCAGGAGCAGTGTGAAGGGGACAGGGTACCGTTGTAAAGGTTGCACGTCCACGCTCCACAGCTATGAAGCCTGTAGATTCCGGGATTACGTGTGCTCCCGGTGTCAATCCCGGGGCCATATTCGGCGCGCCTGCGTTCAGAAGGCCGGCGCTGGCTCGGGAAGGTTCAATGCGGTGCACTACGGGGACGCGGAAGGAATAGCCAGTGAGGAGGAAATGGAAAGTGATTTCCACCATCTCGGTTTGAATGATTACAAGGCGGTGAGTTTGCCAGTGCTTATAGATAATGTTGAGGTCAAGATGGAGGTAGATACGGGAACTGCGGTTTC GTATAAAGAACTGTTTAGCGGCGGTCTGGGTCGGTACTCCGGAGGCAAGGCAACCCTAAGGGTGCGCGAGGGGGCGACTCCCGTGTTCCACCGTGCTCGGGCCCTGCCGTACGCCCTGCGCGATCGCGTCGATGCCGAGCTCGACGCGATGCTGCGGGATGGAGTCATCGAGCCTGTGGACTGTTCGGACTGGGCTTCGCCTCTTGTACCG GAATGCGAGCGGGCGTTCAAAGAAGTTAAGACCTTATTAACTAGTGCAGAGGTGTTATCGCATTATGATCCCGCGCGGCCACTTATCGTAACATGCGACGCGAGCGCGAAGGGCATAGGTGCAGTCCTCTCTCAACCGAGTCGGAATGGGGACTGTGAGCGACCGGTGGCCTACGCATCGCGGACACTAAATGatgcagaaaaaaattattcccAAATACATCGCGAAGCGCTTGCAATTATATTTTCCGTTCATAAGTTTCATCAATATTTATATGGTCGGCATTTTACCTTGCGTACCGACCACAAGCCTTTAGTGTCGATCTTTGGCCCACACACGGGGATACCGACGATGGTGGCTAGCCGTATGCAGCGCTGGGCTATTATTTTATCCGCGTACACATTCGATATCGAGTACGTGCGTACCGATAAGAACGGGGCGGACGGTTTGTCGAGGTTACCGATGACAGGTAAACAACTCACGGCTCGGCAGGTACCGGAGCAGACTTACTTACACTTTATCCAGGAAGCTTTGCTGTTAGATTACAATGAGATAAAAAAACATACGACTAGGGACCCAGATTTATCGaaaatacttagttacttacGGGACGGTTGGCCCACGGAGAATAGTATTACTAATTTGCAACCTTATTTTAATCGCAAAAATGAGTTATATGAAGAGCTGGGATGCGTGATGTGGGGTCATAGGTTAGTGGTTCCGGAGACATGTAGGGATAGAGTGTTGAAAATGATTCATGAGCCTCACATGGGAATAGTGAAATCTAAGTCTTTAGCACGCAGTTACGTTTGGTGGCCTTCGTTAGACGAGTCTATACAACGTGTATGCCAAGGATGCGAGGTATGCGCGGCGCAGGCGGACGCGCCGCCGAAGCAAGCCGTACGTATGTGGCCGTGGCCTAACAGACCTTGGTCACGGATCCACCTGGATTTCATGGGccctatttttggaaaaacgtaTTTAGTGATCGTAGATGCAACGTCTAAATGGATAGAAGTATTCCAGGTGCCGAATACGGCGTCTACGGTAGTTATTGACAGACTTACGGAGTTATTCAGTAGATTCGGGTTAGCTAAACAGATAATAACAGACAATGCGAGCTATTTCGCCAGCACGGAGTTTAGGAATTTTACACAAAGTAACGGGATCGAGCATATTTTTACGGCTCCGTACCACCCCGCCTCGAACGGTTTAGCGGAAAACGCAGTGAGAACACTAAAACGCGTGATTAAGAAAGCGGTGTCAGAGAGACAGAACGTAGACAGGGCTCTCTGGACCTTTTTGATGCATTATAGGAATACGGAACATTCGACCACCGGGGAGTGCCCCGCCATGTTGCTGTTAGGTAGGCGGCTTCGGACCAAACTAGACGCTTTAAAACCGGATAGGGAGAGGAAAGTAGCTAAGGTACAGCAACATCAAAGAGAAATGGCGAAAGGAGTAGAAAGGGAGGTAAAACCAGAGGATGAAGTGTGGTATAGGCAGTATCTTAAGAGAGAAAAGTGGGTCCCGGGTCAGGTCGTGGAATGTACCGGTCCAAGCAATTATAAAGTCAGAGGTCAGGATGGAGACTTAGTTCATAGGCACATCGATCAGCTTAAGAAACGGTCCACCAGGTTTTCTCTCGCTTGTCCTACTACAAGCTTAAATCAGGAGTCTAGCACAGATCCTCAATCGCCGGCGGCTTTATCGGAGCAGGTCCAGCCGGAGCGGTCCACACGAGGTGACATTGAAGCGCCAGTTACACCGGGTAGCTCGACAGGGTCAGATAAGGTCCATACGAATACTCCGGCTTCACCAGAGTTCCAAGATGCCGTGGAGAGTAACGAGTCTCCGGCTCAGACCCGCCGCCGCAGTACCTCACCGGCTCACGCAATAACGCCGGAGCCGCGTCCACTGAGACAATGTAGAATAAGGAAACCTTTTAATAAACTTTGA